A single window of Solanum dulcamara chromosome 5, daSolDulc1.2, whole genome shotgun sequence DNA harbors:
- the LOC129888775 gene encoding syntaxin-22-like produces the protein MSFQDLESGRPLAPRQFHTNGKQDPTQEVASGIFQINTAVSTFQRLVNTLGTPKDTPELREKLHKTRVHIGQLVKDTSAKLKQASEIDHHADVSASKKITDAKLAKDFQAVLKEFQKAQRLAAERETAYTPFIPQAVLPSSYTASEIDVASDKSQEQRALLVESRRQDVLHLHNEIAFNEAIIEERDLGIQEVQQQIGEVNEIFKDLAVLVHEQGTMIDDIGSNIESSHATTSQGRSQLAKAAKTQRSNSSLTCLLLVIFGIILVIVIIVLAV, from the exons ATGAGTTTTCAAGATTTGGAATCGGGTCGACCTTTGGCGCCTCGTCAGTTTCATACAAATGGGAAGCAAGACCCGACCCAAGAAGTGGCTTCTGGAATCTTCCAGATCAATACTGCTGTGTCTACGTTTCAGAGGCTAGTGAATACACTTGGTACCCCAAAAGATACACCTGAGCTACGTGAAAAGTT GCACAAGACAAGGGTACATATTGGCCAGTTAGTCAAAGATACATCTGCAAAACTTAAGCAAGCAAGTGAAATAGATCATCATGCTGATGTCAGT GCTAGCAAGAAAATAACTGATGCAAAACTTGCTAAAGATTTTCAAGCTGTCTTGAAAGAGTTTCAAAAGGCTCAGAGACTTGCAGCAGAGAGGGAGACAGCATATACACCTTTCATTCCCCAAGCCGTTCTTCCTTCTAG TTACACAGCCAGTGAGATAGATGTTGCTTCAGATAAGAGTCAGGAACAGCGGGCTCTCCTTGTGGAATCAAGAAG ACAGGATGTTTTGCATTTACACAATGAGATTGCTTTTAATGAAGCTATTATCGAGGAAAGAGATCTGGGAATACAAGAAGTACAACAACAGATTGGTGAAGTGAATGAGATTTTCAAGGATCTTGCCGTGCTTGTTCACGAGCAAGGAACTATGATTG ATGATATTGGCTCCAATATTGAGAGTTCTCATGCTACTACTTCACAGGGGAGATCGCAACTTGCTAAAGCTGCAAAGACCCAAAGATCAAATTCATCTCTG ACCTGCTTGCTTCTGGTGATATTTGGGATCATACTTGTAATTGTGATCATAGTACTTGCAGTATGA
- the LOC129888776 gene encoding uncharacterized protein LOC129888776, translating to MEKDLGENGHRRRRNDEDLEKVERQRHRDRSSSDDDERGDRRERRRVIERESGDDGRDDRRARRRTTEHESGGGGNNGRDDRRLSRRRTERETRDDSDDDLRRKRRRDEREYSAERGDRRPKEEQEEDDDDDGGERNKTRERRRISERVDDDEKDDPRERRRRNDSEDCGERDDRRERRPKEEQEGEEDDGDGERDKMRERRRKSERADDDEKDDRRERRRRNDREDDAGRDGRTQRRPKDERDDRKESRKKVSQVDEDDERDGRSKRRRRHEGDVKDDRKERKRREDDEKVQKRREDRVDQYNDGRDGDRKEKNRNEEREKRVDGDDNDRKDVRQRVGSDKHGRDKTSKDNTQEDRALKASEVSKVQKQDGNLNVDTAKLGRSGGVYIPPFKLARMMKEVQDKSSVEYQRMTWDALRKSINGLVNKVNAANLKNIIPELFAENLIRGRGLFCRSCMKSQMASPGFTDVFAALVAVVNTKFPEVGDLLLRRIILQLQRAYKRNDKPQLLAAVKFIAHLVNQQIVHELIALELLTVLLEKPTDDSVEVAVGFVTECGSMLQDLCPRGLHGIFERFRGILHEGEIDKRVQFLIESLFALRKAKFQGYPAVRPELDLVEQEDQLTHEVSLSDTIDPEITLDIFKPDPNFLENERKYEELKKAILGEESEEGDSDAVSENEDEDEDEESEEEDEEQMQIKDETETNLINLRRTIYLTIMSSVDFEEAGHKLLKIKLEPGQEMELCIMLLECCSQERTYLRYYGLLGQRFCMINKIHQENFEKCFVQQYSMIHRLETNKLRNVAKFFAHLLGTNALPWHALAYIRLTEEDTTSSSRIFIKILFQEMSEHLGIRLLNERLNDPTMQDSLDSIFPKDNPKNTRFAINFFTSIGLGGITENLREYLKNMPKLIMQQQKPVSESDESGSSGSESSGSESESSTSSSDDSDSESDNSRRKRRRRR from the exons atggagaaggatttgggtGAGAATGGACATCGTAGGAGAAGGAATGATGAGGATTTGGAGAAAGTAGAGCGGCAAAGGCATAGGGATAGAAGCAGCTCGGATGATGATGAAAGAGGTGATAGGAGGGAGAGGAGGCGAGTAATCGAACGTGAAAGTGGTGATGATGGAAGGGATGACAGGAGGGCGAGGAGGCGAACAACTGAACATGaaagtggtggtggtggtaataATGGAAGGGATGATAGGAGGTTGTCGAGGCGAAGAACTGAACGTGAAACTAGGGATGATAGTGATGATGATTTGAGGCGGAAGAGGCGAAGAGATGAACGTGAATATAGTGCTGAAAGGGGTGATAGGAGGCCAAAAGAAGAACAggaagaagatgatgatgatgatggtggTGAAAGAAATAAAACGAGGGAGAGGAGGAGAATAAGTGAACGGGTAGATGATGATGAGAAGGATGATCCGAGGGAGAGAAGACGAAGAAATGACAGTGAAGATTGTGGTGAAAGGGATGATAGGAGGGAAAGGAGGCCAAAAGAAGAacaggaaggagaagaagatgatgGTGATGGTGAAAGGGATAAAATGAGggagagaaggagaaaaagTGAACGGGCAGATGATGATGAGAAGGATGATAGGAGGGAGAGAAGACGAAGAAATGACCGTGAAGATGATGCTGGAAGGGATGGCAGAACACAGAGGAGGCCAAAAGATGAAAGGGATGATAGGAAGGAAAGCAGAAAAAAGGTAAGCCAAGTTGATGAGGACGATGAAAGGGATGGTAGGAGTAAGAGGAGACGAAGACATGAAGGTGATGTAAAGGATGATAGGAAGGAGAGGAAGCGAAGGGAAGATGATGAAAAAGTGCAAAAGAGAAGGGAGGATAGGGTTGATCAGTATAATGATGGTAGAGATGGGGATAGGAAAGAGAAGAATAGGaatgaagaaagagaaaagagggTTGATGGTGATGACAATGATAGAAAGGATGTGAGGCAAAGGGTTGGGTCTGATAAGCATGGAAGAGACAAAACCAGTAAAGATAATACCCAAGAGGACAGGGCTCTGAAAGCCAGTGAGGTCTCCAAGGTGCAAAAGCAAGATGGTAATTTGAATGTCGATACAGCAAAATTGGGCAGGAGTGGGGGAGTGTACATTCCACCATTCAAGTTGGCTAGAATGATGAAGGAGGTTCAGGACAAGAGCAGTGTTGAGTACCAGAGAATGACTTGGGATGCTCTGAGAAAGAGCATTAATGGACTGGTGAATAAAGTTAATGCAGCAAACCTCAAAAACATTATTCCGGAGTTGTTCGCAGAGAATTTAATTCGAGGGAGGGGTTTGTTTTGTAGATCCTGTATGAAGTCCCAAATGGCTTCTCCGGGCTTTACTGATGTGTTTGCTGCTTTGGTTGCGGTCGTTAATACCAAGTTCCCAGAAGTGGGTGATCTTTTGTTAAGAAGGATCATACTGCAGCTGCAAAGAGCTTATAAACGTAATGATAAG CCTCAGCTGTTAGCAGCTGTCAAATTTATTGCTCACCTTGTGAACCAACAAATCGTCCATGAGCTTATTGCTCTTGAACTACTCACGGTTTTGTTGGAGAaacctactgatgacagtgttgAGGTTGCAGTTGGTTTTGTGACAGAATGTGGTTCAATGCTTCAGGACCTCTGTCCTCGAGGATTACATG GAATCTTTGAGCGGTTCCGTGGTATACTTCATGAAGGAGAAATAGATAAGCGGGTTCAGTTCTTAATTGAAAGCCTCTTTGCATTGCGTAAAGCTAAGTTTCAG GGTTACCCAGCTGTGCGTCCAGAACTTGACCTTGTTGAGCAGGAAGATCAATTAACACATGAAGTCTCTCTCTCAGATACAATAGATCCAGAAATTACTTTAG ATATTTTCAAGCCGGATCCTAATTTCTTAGAAAATGAAAGGAAGTATGAAGAATTAAAGAAGGCAATACTTGGTGAAGAATCTGAGGAAGGAGATTCTGATGCCGTATCAGAgaatgaagatgaagatgaggaTGAAGAGTCTGAAGAAGAGGATGAGGAGCAAATGCAAATAAAGGACGAAACAGAGACAAACTTAATCAACCTTCGGAGAACGATCTACCTTACTATTATGTCTAGCGTTGACTTTGAAGAAGCAGGGCATAAGCTGTTGAAAATCAAACTAGAGCCTGGTCAGGAG ATGGAATTGTGCATAATGTTATTGGAGTGCTGCAGTCAGGAGAGGACTTATCTTCGTTACTATGGACTACTGGGACAGCGATTTTGCATGATCAACAAAATTCATcaagaaaactttgagaaatgCTTTGTGCAGCAGTACTCCATGATCCACAGGCTCGAAACTAATAAACTTCGTAACGTGGCCAAGTTTTTTGCTCATTTGCTCGGCACTAATGCTCTTCCTTGGCATGCTTTGGCTTATATACGGCTGACAGAGGAGGACACCACCTCTTCCTCTcgtatatttattaaaatcctATTCCAG GAAATGTCGGAGCACCTTGGCATTCGCTTGTTGAATGAGCGTCTTAACGACCCCACCATGCAAGATTCCCTTGACTCTATTTTCCCGAAGGACAATCCCAAGAATACAAGGTTTGCTATCAACTTTTTCACTTCCATTGGTCTCGGTGGTATTACTGAAAATCTAAGAGAGTATCTGAAGAACATGCCAAAGCTTATCATGCAACAACAAAAGCCCGTTTCTGAATCAGATGAGTCTGGGAGTTCTGGTTCTGAATCTTCAGGATCTGAATCAGAATCATCAACATCCAGTTCTGACGACAGTGATAGTGAAAGTGATAATAGTCGGAGGAAGCGGAGGAGGAGAAGATAG